One stretch of Camelus bactrianus isolate YW-2024 breed Bactrian camel chromosome 21, ASM4877302v1, whole genome shotgun sequence DNA includes these proteins:
- the GJA5 gene encoding gap junction alpha-5 protein, producing MGDWSFLGEFLEEVHKHSTVIGKVWLTVLFIFRMLVLGTAAESSWGDEQADFQCDTIQPGCENVCYDQAFPISHIRYWVLQIIFVSTPSLVYMGHAMHTVRVQEKRKLREAERAKEVPGAGSYQYPVAEKTELSCWEEVNGRIVLQGTLLNTYVCSILIRTTMEVAFIVGQYLLYGIFLDTLHVCRRSPCPHPVNCYVSRPTEKNVFIVFMLAVAGLSLFLSLAELYHLGWKKIRQQFVKSRQGMAECQLPGPAAGMVQSCTPPPDFNQCLENGPGGKFFSPFSNKMASQQNTDNLATEQVRGQEQIPGEGFIHIRYAQKPEVPNGGSPGHRLPHGYQSDKRRLSKASSKARSDDLSV from the coding sequence ATGGGTGACtggagcttcctgggcgagtTCCTGGAGGAAGTGCACAAGCACTCCACAGTGATCGGCAAGGTCTGGCTCACCGTCCTCTTCATTTTCCGCATGCTGGTGCTGGGCACGGCTGCCGAGTCATCCTGGGGGGACGAGCAGGCTGATTTCCAGTGTGACACGATTCAGCCCGGCTGCGAGAACGTCTGCTACGACCAAGCCTTCCCCATCTCGCACATCCGCTACTGGGTGCTGCAGATCATCTTCGTGTCCACACCGTCCCTGGTGTACATGGGCCACGCCATGCACACGGTGCGCGTGCAGGAGAAGCGGAAGCTACGCGAGGCCGAGAGGGCCAAGGAGGTTCCGGGCGCCGGCTCTTACCAGTACCCAGTGGCCGAGAAGACAGAGCTGTCCTGCTGGGAAGAAGTGAATGGAAGGATCGTCCTCCAGGGAACCCTGCTCAACACCTACGTCTGCAGCATCCTGATCCGCACCACCATGGAGGTGGCCTTCATTGTGGGCCAGTACCTCCTCTATGGGATCTTCCTGGACACTCTGCATGTCTGCCGCAGGAGTCCCTGCCCCCATCCCGTCAACTGTTATGTGTCCCGACCCACAGAGAAGAACGTCTTCATCGTCTTTATGCTGGCTGTGGCTGGACTGTCCCTTTTCCTCAGCCTTGCTGAACTCTACCACTTGGGCTGGAAAAAGATCAGACAGCAGTTTGTCAAGTCCCGGCAGGGCATGGCTGAGTGCCAGCTTCCCGGCCCTGCTGCTGGCATGGTCCAGAGCTGCACGCCACCCCCCGACTTCAATCAGTGCCTGGAGAATGGCCCGGGGGGGAAATTTTTCAGTCCATTCAGTAACAAGATGGCCTCCCAGCAGAACACAGACAACCTGGCCACCGAGCAGGTGCGAGGCCAGGAGCAGATCCCTGGAGAAGGTTTCATTCACATCCGATATGCCCAGAAGCCTGAGGTACCCAACGGAGGCTCCCCGGGGCATCGCCTCCCCCATGGCTACCAGAGCGACAAACGCCGTCTCAGCAAGGCCAGCAGCAAGGCCAGGTCAGATGACCTATCAGTGTGA